One Lysinibacillus fusiformis genomic window carries:
- a CDS encoding DUF418 domain-containing protein encodes MTTNRVTFIDSMRGLSLFGILMANLLIFQFGMYGKDELKSLSTLDSGALYFVKIFIEGSFMPIFTILFGFSLIKFIESVRKKKNKSRWSILRRAIGLIAIGWLHSTFLWDGDILLSYGCMTLFLIPFINRKPKTLFIWCGVLFLLTTALTFGPTEVTKKEQNEIATYIEKADATYANGSYQDIYDFRKNVMPPGLDDPIFVFIIFIFAPLFYAPLFLFGMALAKMRAFENMQKEQKWYIFGAILVPLGLACKALSFLENNFSSMLLMGGSQLLAVGYVCLVALFFKTRPVQLLSPAFESVGKLSMTNYLMQTIICTTVFYGYGLGLYSKLGVFGGIVFGVALYSLQCIFSITYLKKFKRGPFETALRIWTNWSWSGQTKQKGSTVNES; translated from the coding sequence ATGACAACAAATCGAGTTACCTTCATTGACAGTATGCGTGGATTAAGTTTGTTCGGCATTTTGATGGCTAACCTGCTAATTTTCCAGTTTGGCATGTACGGCAAAGATGAGTTAAAAAGTTTATCCACATTGGATAGTGGTGCATTATATTTTGTAAAAATCTTCATTGAAGGCTCATTTATGCCGATATTCACCATTTTATTCGGCTTTTCTCTTATTAAATTTATTGAGTCAGTTCGTAAGAAGAAAAATAAAAGTCGATGGTCAATTCTACGTCGTGCAATTGGTTTAATTGCTATCGGCTGGCTCCATTCAACGTTTTTATGGGATGGTGATATTTTATTATCTTACGGCTGTATGACATTATTTCTAATTCCGTTCATTAATCGAAAGCCGAAAACATTATTTATATGGTGTGGCGTATTATTTTTACTTACTACAGCTTTAACTTTTGGTCCTACTGAGGTAACCAAGAAGGAGCAGAATGAAATAGCTACCTATATTGAAAAGGCAGATGCAACTTATGCAAACGGAAGCTATCAAGACATTTATGATTTCCGCAAAAATGTTATGCCTCCTGGATTAGACGATCCTATTTTTGTATTCATTATTTTCATTTTCGCACCTTTATTTTATGCACCATTATTTTTATTCGGCATGGCACTTGCTAAAATGCGTGCGTTTGAAAATATGCAAAAAGAACAGAAATGGTATATTTTCGGGGCAATTCTGGTTCCACTCGGTCTCGCTTGCAAAGCATTAAGCTTTTTAGAAAACAATTTTTCTAGCATGTTACTAATGGGAGGTTCACAGCTATTAGCAGTAGGCTATGTGTGCTTAGTCGCATTATTCTTCAAGACTCGACCTGTTCAGCTTCTTTCACCCGCTTTTGAAAGTGTTGGCAAGCTATCGATGACCAATTATTTAATGCAAACAATTATTTGCACGACCGTATTTTACGGATATGGGCTCGGTTTATACAGCAAATTAGGCGTGTTTGGTGGCATCGTTTTTGGGGTTGCACTCTATAGCTTGCAATGCATTTTTAGTATTACTTATTTAAAGAAATTTAAACGTGGCCCGTTTGAAACCGCACTAAGAATTTGGACGAATTGGTCATGGAGTGGTCAAACGAAACAGAAAGGAAGTACTGTAAATGAATCGTGA
- a CDS encoding sensor histidine kinase — protein sequence MLFFAFFINARVGDNIHTMSSYEIEDDAVITEGKSMRIADYLVERAEENLGQLYLFNQSMDILDYTGETCELCGMTDSEILLLERPGMHTWKLPKYYLLFLPTSLVQPLFDEANSVWQKKEEIPSDLLQRLNDNKAAVEIYNERWKRVKVIGESYKLLYKPELIEENYDIFEQEELIQSATLEDGTTLVVRMPNPSYKPFEEPFNKAMLLFIAIFFGGHIILLIGVIFLSIGISRQFVRPLVYVISRIEHLAQFDYRKLSDKKVHHQKTGKLKRKFKLFQPVDESLNHLSDRLASNERQIKQSEQLREEWITGLSHDLKTPLSSIYGYSTMLASGDYEWTNDEMRAFAKTMQEKATYMDALIQDLTYTYQLKNKAIKLEKVSLALSSWLQQFADNQVCVRVYGDVLLDADELLLKRILDNLITNAKKYTPNDTKVSVEGQNTSEGVMLTIADQGPGIPQKELDNLFERYYRGTNTTDDTTGTGLGLAITKQLIDLHNGTISVNSDARGTVFVVKFSREQ from the coding sequence TTGTTATTTTTTGCGTTCTTTATCAATGCACGTGTTGGTGATAATATTCATACAATGAGTTCATACGAAATTGAAGATGACGCAGTGATTACAGAGGGGAAATCGATGCGTATTGCGGATTATTTAGTGGAACGCGCAGAGGAGAATTTAGGGCAGTTATATTTGTTTAATCAATCGATGGACATCTTAGATTACACTGGTGAAACATGTGAACTTTGCGGAATGACTGATAGTGAGATTTTGTTACTTGAACGTCCAGGTATGCATACCTGGAAACTGCCGAAATATTATTTATTATTTTTACCTACGTCACTAGTTCAGCCTCTTTTTGATGAGGCCAATAGTGTTTGGCAGAAGAAGGAGGAGATACCTTCAGATTTGCTCCAGCGTTTAAATGACAATAAGGCGGCAGTAGAGATTTATAATGAACGATGGAAAAGAGTAAAAGTTATTGGTGAAAGCTATAAATTGCTATATAAGCCGGAATTAATAGAAGAGAATTATGATATTTTCGAGCAGGAAGAATTAATACAAAGTGCAACACTCGAAGATGGAACAACACTGGTCGTGCGTATGCCAAATCCATCGTATAAGCCGTTTGAAGAGCCGTTTAATAAAGCGATGCTTCTTTTTATTGCGATTTTCTTCGGTGGACACATTATCTTATTAATAGGCGTCATTTTCTTATCAATAGGAATTTCACGCCAATTTGTCCGACCACTTGTATACGTTATTTCACGTATCGAACATCTCGCGCAATTTGATTATCGGAAATTGAGCGATAAAAAAGTTCATCACCAGAAGACAGGGAAGTTAAAAAGGAAATTTAAATTATTCCAGCCTGTCGATGAGTCGCTCAATCATTTATCAGACCGACTTGCTTCAAACGAAAGGCAAATTAAGCAATCAGAGCAATTACGTGAAGAATGGATTACAGGACTATCACATGATTTAAAAACTCCTCTCAGCTCTATTTACGGTTATTCTACCATGCTAGCTTCTGGCGATTATGAGTGGACGAATGATGAAATGCGTGCCTTTGCTAAAACAATGCAAGAAAAGGCTACCTATATGGATGCGCTCATTCAAGATTTAACCTATACGTATCAGTTGAAAAATAAAGCTATAAAGCTTGAAAAGGTATCATTAGCATTGAGTTCTTGGTTACAACAGTTTGCAGACAATCAAGTCTGTGTACGTGTTTATGGAGATGTCTTACTGGATGCAGATGAACTTCTATTAAAGCGTATATTGGATAATTTAATTACGAATGCCAAGAAGTATACCCCGAATGACACCAAAGTAAGTGTGGAGGGGCAAAACACATCAGAAGGCGTCATGCTGACAATTGCTGACCAAGGTCCAGGGATTCCACAAAAGGAACTAGATAACTTATTCGAGCGCTACTACCGAGGGACAAATACGACTGATGATACAACAGGTACTGGTCTAGGGTTAGCGATTACAAAGCAACTGATTGATTTGCATAACGGGACAATCAGTGTGAATTCAGATGCAAGAGGTACAGTTTTTGTTGTGAAATTTTCACGCGAACAATAA
- a CDS encoding TetR/AcrR family transcriptional regulator, with protein MNKRKRQILTSARELFIEKGFVDTSINDIIGDAKISKGTFYNHFASKNECLIAILDDGREEASNRRHELLYGKDPTDLEVLTQQVAVLMYVNREHNLIQIFESIFHSRDNELKKIILNYHLQELEWLANRLVQVFGEEISPMSYECAVQTLGMINLSLRAVLISDYKYINREAIVRVALRNISVIIPAMLESKEIIISVEMINAIQNVVNYRSVSKEMVIEQLQGFTKGLSKDETVEGLEFATFLMEELQQEKPKLFIIESLLTPFRKAFVGTEHAAEARDIANNLWRYVKIEHPSEHCNKK; from the coding sequence ATGAACAAAAGAAAAAGACAAATACTTACTTCTGCTCGTGAACTTTTTATAGAAAAGGGTTTCGTGGATACATCCATTAACGATATAATCGGTGACGCTAAAATTTCTAAGGGCACATTTTATAATCACTTCGCCTCAAAAAATGAATGCTTAATCGCCATTCTAGACGACGGGCGTGAGGAAGCAAGCAATCGTCGACATGAGCTTCTTTACGGAAAAGATCCAACTGACTTGGAAGTATTGACACAGCAAGTGGCTGTACTTATGTATGTCAACCGCGAGCACAATCTTATACAAATTTTCGAATCAATTTTTCATTCTCGAGATAATGAACTAAAGAAAATTATTTTGAACTATCATTTACAAGAGTTAGAATGGCTTGCCAATAGACTTGTACAAGTTTTTGGAGAAGAAATTAGTCCGATGAGCTATGAGTGTGCTGTGCAAACATTGGGTATGATTAACCTCTCTTTACGTGCAGTCTTGATTTCTGATTATAAATATATAAACCGTGAAGCAATTGTACGCGTAGCATTACGCAATATTAGTGTAATCATTCCTGCTATGCTGGAATCAAAAGAAATTATTATAAGTGTTGAGATGATTAATGCCATACAAAATGTCGTGAATTATCGTTCAGTCAGTAAAGAAATGGTAATCGAACAGCTACAAGGCTTTACGAAAGGATTATCGAAGGACGAAACTGTTGAAGGATTGGAATTTGCTACATTTCTAATGGAGGAATTACAGCAAGAGAAACCTAAGCTCTTTATTATCGAATCACTACTTACTCCTTTCAGAAAAGCATTTGTTGGAACCGAACACGCAGCAGAGGCGCGTGACATCGCTAATAATTTATGGCGTTACGTAAAAATCGAACACCCTTCTGAACACTGTAACAAAAAATAA
- a CDS encoding amino acid ABC transporter ATP-binding protein translates to MIQFQRVNKHYGDFHVLKDINLTIQKGEVVVIIGPSGSGKSTLLRCINRLETITDGLLEVNGIEINSKNTDINDLRKNIGMVFQHFYLYPHKTVLQNIMLAPMKVLGKSEEEAKKTALYYLEKVGIPDKANSFPSQLSGGQQQRVAIARGLAMGPEIMLFDEPTSALDPEMIGEVLDVMKALAREGMSMVVVTHEMGFAREVADRVIFIDKGQILEDADPNEFFSAPKEERAKLFLSRIFNH, encoded by the coding sequence GTGATTCAATTTCAACGTGTAAACAAGCATTATGGTGATTTTCATGTGTTAAAGGATATTAATTTAACAATTCAAAAGGGCGAGGTAGTTGTAATTATTGGTCCTTCCGGTTCGGGAAAGAGTACTTTATTACGTTGTATCAACCGTTTAGAAACAATAACTGATGGGCTGTTAGAAGTAAATGGAATAGAGATTAATAGCAAAAATACGGATATTAATGATTTGCGCAAAAATATCGGTATGGTGTTCCAACATTTCTATTTGTATCCTCATAAAACGGTATTACAAAATATTATGCTGGCTCCTATGAAAGTTTTGGGAAAATCGGAGGAAGAGGCAAAGAAAACCGCATTATATTATTTGGAAAAGGTAGGGATTCCTGATAAGGCAAATTCATTCCCGTCACAATTATCGGGTGGACAACAGCAACGTGTAGCTATTGCGCGAGGCTTAGCAATGGGACCGGAAATTATGCTATTCGATGAACCGACATCTGCGCTTGATCCAGAAATGATAGGTGAGGTATTGGATGTTATGAAAGCGCTTGCGCGAGAGGGTATGTCGATGGTCGTTGTAACACATGAAATGGGGTTTGCGCGAGAAGTGGCCGATCGAGTGATTTTTATCGATAAAGGTCAAATTTTAGAGGATGCTGATCCGAATGAATTCTTTAGTGCGCCTAAAGAAGAACGCGCTAAGTTATTCTTGAGTAGGATTTTCAATCATTAA
- a CDS encoding LuxR C-terminal-related transcriptional regulator, translating into MILRLLAEGYDNKKIGGLLFLSEYTVRDYVSSLMTKLKAKNRTQVVASAFRLGLLN; encoded by the coding sequence ATGATTCTTAGATTATTGGCGGAAGGGTATGATAATAAAAAAATCGGTGGATTATTGTTCTTAAGCGAATATACGGTACGGGATTATGTCAGTAGTTTAATGACAAAACTAAAAGCGAAAAATCGGACACAAGTCGTCGCCTCTGCTTTTCGTTTAGGTTTATTAAATTAA
- a CDS encoding response regulator transcription factor: MQNATILVLEDERAIAEMIEIILRKEGIDNIILCSTVQDAMRKIEREKFDFYLLDIMLPDGNGLEIAKYIREKSDAPIFFLTAKSSDADKLRGFMNGADDYIIKPFNPLELVARVKVQLTRYMKKKADVQEGHIYTCDRFVFNVDAAEIEVDGKKDIISGRLFHLLKYLCENVGQVLSKEQIYERVWGDYIFDDNTVMVHIRKLREKVEKDPGKPTCIVTVRGIGYKLVGDVH, translated from the coding sequence ATGCAAAATGCAACAATTTTAGTACTAGAAGATGAACGTGCTATAGCTGAAATGATAGAAATCATTTTACGAAAAGAAGGAATCGATAACATAATACTTTGTAGTACTGTTCAAGATGCTATGAGGAAAATAGAAAGAGAAAAATTTGATTTTTATCTGTTAGATATCATGTTGCCAGATGGTAATGGTTTAGAAATAGCAAAGTATATACGCGAAAAAAGTGATGCACCTATCTTCTTTTTAACCGCAAAGAGTAGTGATGCAGATAAATTGCGTGGCTTTATGAATGGTGCAGACGACTATATAATAAAACCATTTAATCCGCTAGAGCTAGTAGCGAGGGTTAAGGTACAGCTTACGCGTTACATGAAGAAGAAGGCGGATGTGCAGGAGGGGCATATATATACTTGCGATCGTTTTGTGTTTAATGTGGATGCGGCAGAGATTGAAGTGGATGGTAAGAAGGACATTATTAGTGGAAGGTTATTTCATTTGCTGAAATACCTATGTGAAAATGTAGGGCAAGTATTATCGAAGGAACAAATATATGAACGTGTTTGGGGAGATTATATTTTCGATGATAACACGGTGATGGTTCATATTCGTAAACTCCGTGAAAAAGTTGAAAAAGATCCAGGTAAACCGACTTGTATCGTAACTGTCAGAGGTATTGGCTATAAACTCGTTGGTGATGTTCATTGA
- a CDS encoding DUF1273 domain-containing protein, with the protein MIQRILITGYKPHELGIFNDKHPGIPIIKKALDNRLRLLIDGGLEWIIISGQQGVETWSAEVVLTLKKEFPELKLAVITPFLEQEKNWQDIKKEKYLSIVSQADFVTSVTKKPYEAPWQFIEKDKFIIQNTDGLLLVYDEENEGSPKYMKRLAEKYMKTNEYTLLMINAYDLQVIAEEIQQQDW; encoded by the coding sequence TTGATACAACGGATTTTAATCACAGGCTATAAACCACACGAACTCGGTATTTTCAATGATAAACATCCCGGTATCCCCATTATAAAAAAAGCATTGGACAACCGTTTACGCCTACTAATCGATGGGGGATTGGAATGGATCATTATTAGTGGCCAACAGGGTGTAGAAACGTGGAGCGCAGAGGTTGTCCTCACGTTAAAGAAAGAATTCCCCGAATTAAAACTTGCCGTGATCACACCATTTTTAGAACAGGAGAAAAATTGGCAGGATATTAAAAAAGAAAAATATTTGTCAATAGTAAGTCAAGCAGACTTTGTAACGAGTGTTACTAAAAAGCCGTATGAGGCGCCATGGCAATTTATTGAGAAGGATAAATTTATTATTCAAAACACAGATGGACTACTTCTTGTCTATGATGAAGAAAACGAAGGCTCGCCGAAATATATGAAGAGACTAGCAGAAAAATATATGAAAACTAACGAGTACACCCTTTTAATGATTAATGCGTATGACTTACAAGTAATCGCAGAAGAAATACAACAGCAGGACTGGTAA
- a CDS encoding amino acid ABC transporter permease, which translates to MLDFTILSENMELFLEGFKNTLIVSLLALIGSFVLGTLIAVFRIAPIKPLNWIGAIYVEFFRNIPLLIILFFIFVGLPVLGVRFSGFQAGTIALTIYTAAFIAEAIRAGVLSVHKGQTEAARSSGLTYIQTMRYIILPQAIKIVIPPLGNQFLNLVKNSSILTIVAAGELMYQGDLISSRTFVTFDVYIFVALFYLIITLPLSFGVNRLEKSLAKSN; encoded by the coding sequence ATGCTGGATTTTACTATTCTTTCTGAAAATATGGAATTGTTTCTTGAGGGTTTTAAAAATACATTAATTGTAAGTTTGTTAGCGTTGATTGGTAGCTTTGTACTCGGAACACTGATTGCTGTATTTCGTATTGCACCTATTAAGCCTTTGAACTGGATAGGCGCCATTTATGTTGAATTTTTCCGTAATATTCCTTTGTTAATTATTTTGTTCTTTATTTTTGTAGGATTGCCTGTACTAGGTGTTCGTTTTAGTGGATTTCAAGCTGGAACAATTGCGTTGACAATCTATACAGCTGCCTTTATTGCTGAAGCTATTCGAGCGGGTGTTTTGTCTGTGCATAAGGGACAAACGGAGGCGGCGAGATCTTCGGGTTTAACGTATATCCAGACAATGCGCTATATTATTTTGCCACAAGCTATTAAAATTGTTATTCCACCATTGGGCAATCAATTTTTAAATTTGGTTAAAAACTCGTCAATCCTAACAATTGTTGCTGCAGGTGAATTGATGTATCAAGGGGATTTAATTTCTTCGAGAACGTTTGTGACATTTGATGTGTACATTTTTGTAGCACTATTCTATTTAATTATTACCCTTCCATTAAGCTTTGGTGTGAACCGTTTAGAAAAAAGCTTAGCGAAGAGTAATTAG
- a CDS encoding glutamate ABC transporter substrate-binding protein, giving the protein MFKNKKLLMFMLLSALSVFVLAACGGDDKKSSDKESAGSKSALETIKANDKIVWGVKNDTKLFGLKNPGTGEIEGFDVDIAKEITKIILGDETKAEWKEVTSKTRIPMLNNGEIDGIIATMTITEDRRKEVDFSEIYFEAGQSLLVKKGSKIKSIEDLTDKSKVIAVKGSTSAINIREHAPKAQVLEFENYAEAFTALKAGQGDALTTDNSILYGMASEDNSFELVGGNFTDEPYGIAMKKGNEDLVKAVNDALAELKSNGKYDEIYSKWINY; this is encoded by the coding sequence ATGTTTAAAAATAAAAAACTATTAATGTTCATGTTATTGTCTGCTTTATCAGTATTCGTACTAGCTGCCTGCGGTGGAGATGATAAGAAATCATCAGACAAAGAATCTGCGGGTTCGAAATCAGCGTTAGAAACAATAAAAGCAAATGACAAAATTGTATGGGGCGTTAAAAACGATACAAAGTTATTCGGTTTAAAAAATCCGGGCACGGGTGAAATTGAAGGTTTTGATGTAGATATCGCAAAAGAAATTACAAAAATTATCCTTGGTGATGAGACAAAAGCTGAATGGAAAGAAGTGACATCTAAAACACGTATACCTATGTTAAACAATGGCGAAATTGATGGCATTATCGCTACGATGACGATTACAGAAGATCGCCGTAAAGAAGTCGATTTCTCAGAGATTTATTTTGAAGCTGGACAATCTCTGTTGGTTAAAAAAGGAAGCAAAATTAAAAGTATTGAAGATTTAACAGACAAATCAAAGGTAATCGCAGTTAAAGGTTCAACTTCTGCAATTAATATTCGTGAACATGCTCCGAAAGCACAAGTTTTAGAATTTGAAAACTACGCAGAGGCATTTACAGCATTAAAAGCTGGTCAAGGTGATGCATTGACAACTGATAACTCAATTTTATATGGTATGGCATCGGAAGATAATAGCTTTGAATTAGTTGGTGGTAACTTCACTGATGAGCCTTACGGCATTGCAATGAAAAAGGGTAATGAAGACTTAGTGAAAGCTGTAAATGATGCGCTTGCAGAATTAAAATCTAATGGCAAGTATGATGAAATCTACAGCAAATGGATTAACTACTAA
- a CDS encoding amino acid ABC transporter permease — protein MDFIGAYSPDHIIFLLKGFWVTLKIAGISIVFSFILGAVLGIARYAKIPVLAQISIFFVELIRNLPLLLIIFFVYFALPEIGIKLGITWSAIVALTIFESAMLAEVIRSGLNSVHKGQMEAGRSSGLTYTQTLWHVILPQGMRRMVPPIVSQFISLLKDTSLAVVIALPELMHNAQVINAQNINYIIPVFLLVAVIYFVVNYLLSLVARRLELNM, from the coding sequence ATGGATTTTATCGGTGCATATAGCCCTGATCATATAATATTTTTGTTAAAAGGCTTTTGGGTAACACTTAAAATTGCAGGGATTTCTATTGTTTTTAGTTTTATTCTTGGAGCGGTTCTAGGTATTGCTCGTTATGCTAAAATACCCGTTTTAGCACAAATTTCAATATTTTTCGTTGAGCTCATACGAAATTTGCCGTTGTTATTAATCATTTTCTTCGTGTATTTCGCTTTACCTGAAATTGGAATTAAACTTGGGATTACATGGTCTGCGATAGTCGCATTGACTATTTTTGAGTCAGCGATGTTAGCAGAAGTTATTCGAAGTGGTTTGAACTCTGTTCATAAAGGGCAAATGGAGGCAGGGCGTTCATCTGGATTAACTTATACTCAAACGTTATGGCATGTTATATTGCCGCAAGGAATGCGTCGTATGGTGCCGCCAATTGTGAGTCAGTTCATCTCATTATTAAAAGATACATCATTGGCTGTTGTTATTGCACTGCCAGAATTAATGCATAATGCGCAAGTTATTAACGCGCAAAATATTAACTACATCATTCCTGTTTTCCTTTTAGTAGCAGTCATCTATTTTGTGGTGAACTATTTATTATCTTTAGTTGCACGTCGATTAGAATTAAACATGTAG
- a CDS encoding MDR family MFS transporter, with protein sequence MNNDLTMKKPPYGMIAILFVGAFVAFLNNTLLNVALPTIMKDFGITYAKVQWLATGYMLVSGILVPASAFFVTRFKNRHLFITAMIIFTIGTIMAGFAPNFGVLLAGRMVQAAGASSMSPLLMNVMLTSFPKEKRGAAMGIFGLVMIAAPAIGPTLSGWIVEHHDWRMLFQMIIPFAIISLLFGVWKLENVMETREVHLDFPSVILSTVAFGGILYGFSTAGDKGWSSPWVYGTISIGFVSLIIFIFKQLRMEQPLLELRIYKYPMFALGSAISVIVSMAMFSGMILTPAYVQSIRGIEPFEAGLMMLPGALVMGIMSPITGKLFDKFGPRVLAIIGLTITTLATFGLTKLELDSSYTFIVSMYSIRMFGISMVMMPIMTNGLNQLPQIMNPHGTAINNTLQQVAGAIGSAVLVTFMNNRTKATAADLIAEAQAKAAQSGVVPTAEQMQQMQDQIMQTALLDGITHSFLIAAIVTILAIVLAFFLKRVKVESAAAAMDLKKPTN encoded by the coding sequence ATGAATAATGACTTAACAATGAAAAAGCCCCCTTATGGCATGATTGCTATTTTATTTGTGGGTGCTTTTGTTGCTTTTCTTAACAACACATTGTTAAATGTTGCGTTGCCAACCATTATGAAAGATTTTGGTATTACGTACGCAAAAGTACAATGGTTAGCAACAGGTTATATGCTTGTAAGTGGTATCTTAGTACCTGCTTCGGCATTTTTCGTAACACGCTTTAAAAATAGACATCTATTTATTACGGCGATGATAATATTTACAATTGGTACAATTATGGCTGGTTTTGCGCCAAACTTTGGCGTGCTGTTAGCAGGTCGTATGGTGCAAGCAGCAGGGGCTTCAAGTATGTCACCGCTTTTAATGAATGTCATGCTGACTAGCTTCCCAAAAGAAAAACGCGGAGCAGCAATGGGGATTTTTGGTTTAGTGATGATTGCGGCACCTGCAATTGGTCCAACATTGTCAGGCTGGATTGTGGAACATCACGATTGGCGCATGCTATTCCAAATGATTATTCCATTTGCAATTATTAGTTTACTATTCGGTGTTTGGAAATTAGAAAACGTGATGGAGACACGTGAAGTTCATTTAGATTTCCCTTCCGTAATATTATCGACGGTTGCATTTGGTGGTATTCTTTATGGTTTCAGTACAGCAGGGGATAAAGGATGGTCTAGTCCTTGGGTGTACGGTACAATTTCTATTGGTTTTGTTTCATTAATTATTTTCATCTTTAAACAATTACGTATGGAGCAGCCTTTACTTGAACTACGTATTTACAAATATCCAATGTTTGCACTTGGCTCGGCTATCTCTGTTATCGTTTCTATGGCGATGTTCTCTGGGATGATTTTAACGCCAGCTTATGTACAATCCATTCGTGGAATTGAACCATTTGAAGCTGGATTAATGATGCTTCCAGGGGCACTTGTAATGGGGATAATGTCACCAATTACCGGGAAGCTTTTTGATAAATTCGGACCGCGTGTTTTAGCGATTATTGGTTTAACAATTACGACTCTCGCAACTTTTGGTTTAACAAAATTGGAATTGGATTCTAGCTATACATTTATTGTATCCATGTATTCCATTCGTATGTTCGGTATTTCAATGGTAATGATGCCTATTATGACAAATGGTTTAAATCAATTACCACAAATTATGAATCCACATGGTACGGCTATCAATAATACCTTGCAACAAGTAGCAGGAGCGATTGGTAGTGCAGTGTTAGTTACATTTATGAATAACCGTACAAAGGCAACAGCTGCAGACTTAATAGCAGAAGCACAAGCAAAAGCAGCTCAGTCTGGTGTTGTACCAACTGCTGAGCAAATGCAACAAATGCAAGATCAAATTATGCAAACAGCCTTATTAGATGGGATTACACATTCATTCTTAATCGCGGCTATTGTAACAATTCTTGCAATTGTACTAGCATTCTTCTTAAAACGCGTAAAAGTTGAAAGTGCGGCAGCTGCAATGGATTTGAAAAAACCAACAAATTAA